The Corynebacterium simulans genome contains a region encoding:
- the treS gene encoding maltose alpha-D-glucosyltransferase — protein sequence MNWYENAIFYQALVGSFKDAGPSGGQGVGTLQGVIEKLDYLQWLGVDCLWLSPFYASPLKDDGYDIADYYAIHPDYGTMEDFEQLVAETHKRGMRLMTDLALNHTSTEHEWFQASRRDPSGPYGNYYVWGDDPNRYPEIRIIFTDVEDSTWAWDEVREQYYFHRFYSHQPDLNYDNPAVHEEVFRIVSFWMDKGLDGFRLDAIPYLYERDGQGGESLPETIAFVEKLRAFMDENYPEAVMVAEANQPPKETMEFFGTGNRVHMVFNFPLMPRIYEALALGDATPLYAIMDEIPELPAGCQWGTFLRNHDELTLEMVDDASRELMYRHYLPDEQMRAHVGIARRLAPLLGNDRRKIELFFSLLLSMPGSPFFYYGDEIGMADSPSLPDRDAVRTPMQWAPGDGAGFTTAPHPRRPIVGGTKINVEEQKTDPTSLLNTVRELIAQRKAFPELANAPFEAVETGEAGIFAFQRGGLLCLHNFTADAVDLGPVELGPFGYAWLPIEDQ from the coding sequence ATGAATTGGTACGAAAACGCCATCTTCTACCAGGCCCTCGTCGGCTCTTTTAAGGACGCGGGTCCCAGCGGCGGCCAAGGCGTCGGCACGCTCCAAGGCGTCATCGAAAAGCTTGACTATCTACAGTGGCTCGGCGTCGATTGTCTCTGGCTTTCGCCTTTCTATGCCTCCCCTTTGAAGGATGACGGCTACGACATCGCCGATTACTACGCCATCCACCCCGATTACGGCACAATGGAAGACTTCGAACAGCTCGTAGCCGAAACCCACAAGCGCGGCATGCGTTTAATGACGGACCTCGCTCTCAATCACACCTCGACCGAGCACGAATGGTTTCAAGCGTCCCGCCGCGATCCTTCGGGCCCTTACGGCAATTACTACGTGTGGGGAGACGATCCGAACCGGTATCCCGAAATCCGCATCATCTTCACCGACGTCGAAGATTCCACATGGGCCTGGGATGAGGTGCGCGAGCAGTACTACTTCCATCGCTTCTACTCGCACCAGCCGGATCTCAACTATGACAATCCTGCCGTCCACGAGGAAGTCTTCCGCATCGTTTCTTTCTGGATGGACAAGGGCCTAGACGGCTTCCGCTTGGACGCCATCCCCTATCTCTATGAGCGTGATGGCCAGGGAGGCGAATCCCTTCCGGAGACCATCGCGTTCGTCGAGAAGCTACGTGCCTTCATGGATGAGAACTATCCGGAGGCCGTCATGGTGGCCGAGGCCAACCAGCCGCCGAAAGAAACCATGGAGTTCTTCGGCACCGGCAATCGCGTCCACATGGTCTTCAACTTCCCCCTGATGCCGCGCATATATGAGGCACTTGCGCTTGGCGACGCCACCCCCCTCTACGCCATCATGGATGAAATCCCCGAGCTACCTGCCGGCTGCCAGTGGGGCACCTTCCTGCGCAACCATGACGAGCTGACGCTCGAAATGGTCGACGATGCCAGCCGCGAGCTGATGTATCGCCATTACCTTCCGGATGAGCAGATGCGCGCCCACGTGGGTATTGCCCGCCGCTTGGCTCCGCTTCTGGGAAATGACCGGCGCAAGATTGAGCTTTTCTTCTCGCTTTTGCTTTCCATGCCGGGTTCGCCTTTCTTCTACTACGGCGATGAAATCGGCATGGCGGATTCTCCTTCACTTCCAGACCGCGACGCGGTGCGCACCCCTATGCAATGGGCCCCTGGCGACGGCGCTGGCTTCACCACGGCCCCGCACCCGCGCCGCCCAATCGTGGGCGGCACGAAGATCAACGTCGAGGAGCAAAAAACGGATCCGACATCGCTGCTCAATACCGTGCGCGAACTCATTGCCCAGCGAAAGGCCTTCCCGGAGCTAGCAAACGCCCCCTTTGAGGCGGTAGAAACGGGCGAAGCAGGCATCTTTGCTTTCCAGCGGGGCGGCCTTCTGTGTCTGCACAACTTCACCGCAGACGCCGTCGATCTGGGCCCGGTGGAATTAGGGCCATTTGGCTACGCTTGGCTGCCCATCGAGGACCAATAA
- a CDS encoding inorganic phosphate transporter — MTATLIILAIVIVTALAFDFTNGFHDTANAMATSIATGALKPFTAVAISALLNLIGAFLSVHVAATVAKGIVNLDSYDLSVGTDGEALLMVVFTGLIGGIFWNLFTWLLGMPSSSSHALFGGLIGAAFAALGSGGVAWSSIAGKIIIPAIASPFIAAMVSACGTALVYWVTNTIPERVKNEHFRHGQIVTACLVSLAHGAGDAQKTMGVIFLALVAAGEANADQRIPTWVIVACAVAIAAGTMSGGWRVIRTLGKGLVEIESPQGMAAEASSAAIILTSAAGGMALSTTHVSTGSILGTGLGKKGAQVRWGVAMRMVSAWLITLPCAAAVGFATWWIARLVSGATNTLTGAIVDAIILLAMVAAILLRARRNPVDASNVNDDWDADAESVDSSMQAHDKVAAGVATGNAPGAANGVHGVVDDASSSAHEVSQGK; from the coding sequence GTGACAGCGACACTAATCATCTTGGCCATCGTGATCGTCACTGCCCTTGCCTTTGACTTCACCAACGGCTTCCACGACACCGCTAACGCAATGGCCACCTCCATTGCCACCGGCGCTCTAAAGCCATTTACCGCAGTCGCCATTTCCGCATTGCTCAACCTGATCGGTGCCTTTCTTTCCGTTCATGTTGCCGCAACCGTGGCAAAAGGCATCGTCAACCTTGATTCCTACGATCTCTCTGTCGGAACCGATGGAGAAGCACTCCTAATGGTCGTATTCACCGGCCTCATTGGCGGCATCTTCTGGAACCTATTTACATGGCTCCTCGGAATGCCGTCCTCTTCTTCCCACGCCCTTTTCGGCGGCCTCATCGGTGCAGCCTTTGCAGCCCTTGGCAGCGGCGGCGTTGCCTGGTCTTCCATCGCCGGCAAAATCATCATCCCAGCAATCGCATCCCCTTTCATCGCCGCCATGGTTTCGGCCTGCGGCACCGCGCTGGTCTACTGGGTTACTAACACCATCCCAGAGCGCGTAAAGAACGAGCACTTCCGCCACGGCCAGATCGTCACCGCATGCCTAGTTTCCCTGGCACACGGCGCAGGCGACGCACAGAAGACCATGGGCGTCATCTTCCTAGCCCTCGTCGCAGCCGGTGAGGCAAATGCCGATCAGCGCATCCCCACCTGGGTCATCGTTGCCTGTGCAGTGGCAATCGCAGCCGGCACCATGTCTGGCGGCTGGCGCGTCATCCGCACCCTGGGCAAGGGCTTGGTGGAAATCGAGTCCCCACAGGGTATGGCCGCCGAGGCATCTTCCGCAGCCATCATCCTCACCTCCGCCGCTGGCGGCATGGCACTGTCTACCACCCACGTTTCCACCGGCTCCATCCTCGGTACCGGCCTAGGCAAGAAGGGCGCACAGGTCCGCTGGGGCGTTGCAATGCGCATGGTTTCCGCATGGCTAATCACCCTGCCTTGCGCTGCTGCAGTCGGCTTCGCCACCTGGTGGATTGCACGCCTGGTTAGCGGTGCAACCAACACCCTGACTGGCGCCATCGTTGACGCCATCATCTTGCTCGCCATGGTCGCAGCAATCCTGCTGCGCGCTCGCCGCAACCCAGTGGATGCATCCAACGTCAACGACGACTGGGACGCTGATGCTGAGTCTGTTGACTCCTCCATGCAGGCTCACGACAAGGTTGCCGCCGGCGTTGCCACCGGCAACGCTCCGGGCGCCGCGAATGGCGTACACGGCGTCGTCGACGACGCTTCCAGCTCCGCTCACGAAGTCTCCCAAGGAAAGTAG
- a CDS encoding acyl-CoA carboxylase subunit beta: protein MTISSHFTSLEDEQAATTAGKIAELKRRREQAAAPLGEKAYQKVHAAGRLTARERLDYLLDEGSFVETDMLAVHRTSDFGMGAKKPLTDGIVTGWGTIDGREVCIFSQDGTVFGGALGEVYGEKMVKIMELAVTTGRPLIGLYEGAGARIQDGAVSLDWIARTFYQNVKASGVVPQISVIMGACAGGNAYSPALTDFVVMVEEKSKMFVTGPDVIKTVTGEEITQEELGGASTHMQSAGNSHFTAATDEEALDWVHDLLTYLPSNNRQRSPFEPYEELGDETADDLILDEIIPDSPTQPYDVKHVIEAITDDGEFLEIQAERAENVVVAFGRVEGHTVGFVANQPQVFAGCLDIDSSEKAARFVRTCDAFNIPIVMLVDVPGFLPGASQEHDGILRRGAKLLYAYGEATVPKITVTMRKAYGGAYCVMGSKGLGADVNLAWPTAQIAVMGAAGAIGFIYRKELKKAREEGLDVEELAKSFEREYEDHMLNPYKAAERGLIDAVILPSETRSAITRNLRLYADKNVPRPARKHGNVPL, encoded by the coding sequence ATGACTATTTCCTCACATTTTACCTCCCTCGAGGATGAGCAAGCTGCCACCACTGCCGGAAAAATCGCCGAACTTAAGCGGCGCCGCGAGCAAGCCGCCGCTCCGCTCGGCGAAAAGGCCTACCAGAAAGTCCACGCCGCTGGCCGTTTGACGGCACGCGAGCGCCTTGACTATCTGCTCGATGAAGGCTCATTCGTCGAAACCGATATGCTCGCCGTGCACCGCACCTCCGATTTCGGCATGGGCGCGAAAAAGCCATTGACCGACGGAATCGTTACCGGCTGGGGAACCATCGATGGCCGCGAGGTCTGTATCTTCTCCCAAGATGGCACCGTCTTCGGTGGCGCGCTCGGCGAGGTCTACGGCGAAAAGATGGTAAAAATCATGGAGCTTGCCGTAACCACCGGCCGTCCGCTCATCGGCCTCTACGAAGGTGCCGGTGCCCGCATCCAAGATGGCGCAGTCTCCCTCGACTGGATCGCGCGCACCTTCTACCAAAACGTCAAGGCCTCCGGCGTGGTCCCACAGATCTCCGTCATCATGGGCGCTTGCGCCGGTGGCAACGCCTACTCCCCTGCCCTGACTGACTTCGTCGTTATGGTCGAGGAAAAGTCCAAGATGTTCGTCACCGGCCCCGACGTCATCAAGACCGTCACCGGTGAAGAAATCACCCAGGAGGAACTCGGCGGCGCCTCCACTCACATGCAATCCGCCGGTAACTCCCATTTCACCGCCGCCACCGATGAAGAAGCCCTCGACTGGGTCCACGACCTTTTGACTTATCTCCCCTCCAATAACCGCCAGCGCTCACCTTTTGAGCCCTATGAAGAACTCGGCGATGAAACCGCCGATGACCTCATTCTCGACGAGATCATCCCTGATTCCCCTACCCAGCCCTACGACGTCAAGCACGTCATCGAAGCCATCACCGACGACGGCGAATTCCTCGAAATCCAGGCAGAACGCGCCGAAAACGTCGTCGTGGCCTTCGGCCGCGTCGAAGGCCACACCGTCGGTTTCGTGGCCAACCAGCCGCAGGTCTTCGCTGGCTGCCTTGATATCGATTCCTCCGAAAAGGCCGCGCGCTTCGTCCGCACCTGCGACGCCTTCAACATCCCCATCGTCATGCTCGTCGACGTCCCAGGCTTTCTGCCCGGTGCTTCCCAAGAACACGACGGCATCCTCCGCCGCGGCGCCAAGCTTCTCTACGCCTACGGCGAAGCCACAGTACCGAAGATCACTGTCACCATGCGCAAGGCCTACGGCGGCGCTTATTGCGTGATGGGCTCCAAGGGGCTTGGCGCAGACGTCAACCTTGCGTGGCCGACCGCCCAAATCGCAGTCATGGGCGCCGCCGGCGCCATCGGCTTCATCTACCGCAAGGAGCTCAAGAAGGCCCGTGAAGAAGGCCTCGACGTCGAAGAGCTCGCCAAGTCCTTTGAACGCGAGTACGAAGACCACATGCTAAACCCCTACAAGGCGGCAGAACGCGGCCTAATAGACGCAGTGATCCTTCCTTCAGAAACCCGCAGTGCTATCACTCGGAACCTACGCCTTTACGCTGACAAGAACGTCCCCCGTCCAGCGCGCAAGCACGGCAACGTCCCGCTCTAG
- a CDS encoding metallophosphoesterase family protein: MDRPSQDDQTPSRLEFNSDGSFKVIQFNDTQDDHLTDKRTIEFMEHVLDAEQPGFVLINGDVISAGPTTPKQVYQAINNVVLPMESRDIPWAVTFGNHDEDSAEEGGTGVRHQHMTQFVRSYRHNRNAPASSGGYGASNTHLALYDAATARFSFWLLDSGRYHPEIIGGQDAADLPAYDYIHPEQIAWYAQQSDALAAATGSQVEGLMFFHIPTYEHRDMWFGGPLKNGLLDHAKAVEKHGIKGEKNEDCYVGAFNSGIYAAAQARGDIRGIYCGHDHINTYMGNYYGIELGYGPGTGFGAYGLRDGTIAQHSLRGARVFEFSANAESVYTGTRVIFAKDIGIDMAPAKQPLQEPAALPEYVELPEVDDASASPGEPEENGSSQSSWGLSSLSSSSS, translated from the coding sequence TTGGATAGACCCTCGCAAGACGATCAAACGCCATCTCGGCTGGAATTCAATTCCGACGGATCCTTTAAAGTCATTCAGTTCAATGACACTCAAGATGATCACCTAACCGATAAGCGCACAATCGAGTTCATGGAGCACGTTCTCGACGCAGAACAGCCAGGGTTTGTGCTTATCAACGGCGATGTCATTTCCGCCGGCCCAACCACCCCAAAGCAGGTCTACCAAGCCATCAATAACGTGGTGCTGCCTATGGAAAGCCGTGATATCCCGTGGGCCGTTACCTTTGGCAACCACGATGAAGATTCCGCAGAGGAGGGCGGCACTGGTGTGCGCCACCAGCACATGACACAGTTCGTGCGTTCCTACCGCCACAACCGGAATGCGCCTGCCTCGTCCGGCGGCTATGGTGCTTCGAATACGCATCTTGCGCTTTACGACGCCGCGACTGCTCGCTTCAGCTTTTGGCTTCTCGATTCTGGCCGCTATCACCCGGAGATCATCGGTGGACAAGATGCAGCAGATCTGCCGGCCTATGATTACATTCACCCAGAGCAGATTGCGTGGTACGCACAGCAGTCGGATGCGCTGGCCGCGGCGACAGGTTCTCAGGTCGAAGGGCTTATGTTCTTCCATATTCCTACCTATGAGCACCGCGACATGTGGTTCGGCGGCCCGCTCAAGAACGGTCTGCTTGACCACGCGAAAGCGGTAGAGAAGCATGGAATCAAAGGAGAAAAGAACGAAGACTGCTATGTAGGCGCCTTCAATTCTGGTATTTATGCCGCGGCCCAGGCCCGTGGCGACATTCGCGGAATCTACTGCGGCCACGACCACATCAACACCTACATGGGCAACTATTACGGCATCGAATTGGGCTACGGCCCGGGCACCGGTTTTGGGGCCTACGGTCTCCGCGACGGCACAATAGCGCAGCACTCACTGCGTGGCGCACGCGTGTTTGAGTTTTCCGCCAATGCTGAGTCTGTCTATACCGGCACCCGAGTAATCTTTGCCAAGGACATTGGAATTGACATGGCCCCTGCCAAGCAGCCGCTTCAAGAACCAGCGGCGCTTCCGGAATACGTGGAACTTCCGGAAGTCGATGATGCTTCCGCTTCCCCAGGCGAACCTGAAGAAAACGGATCTTCGCAATCTTCGTGGGGGCTTTCTAGCCTAAGCTCGAGTTCTTCCTAG
- a CDS encoding carboxyl transferase domain-containing protein: protein MTDMKTTAGKIEDLSNKLTESRAPQGEVPAARSAITALFDAGSFVETDALARHRSTDFGREYDRPYTDGVITGYGTVGGRKVCAYAQDATIFDGTMGEVYGEKITKLYDLAIKTGVPIVAMIAGDKPRAQEGIVSSAMQARILARATTASGLIPQVTAVYADSKDASLVAALADVTIAPDGHLSASSEANEIALIQQVLSYLPANNRAEAPRTDAPLMVGSVEENMSADDEALNSIVGDSGEVDLHAVVEAVCDDVFELEAKVEGVFTGFGRVEGRTVGILANRATFDAAASVKAARFVRLCDAFNTPILEFVDAPALQLETAALAKFVHAYSAASVGKLSIIVGRAHGTGYIAFGSKDLGADLSYAWPTAEIAVADAAALAQELEISEEEAAEYLSPYQAAERGLVDAVITPAATRASIIEALRLLERKIVPTLPKKHGNIVL from the coding sequence ATGACTGACATGAAGACCACCGCTGGCAAGATTGAGGACCTGAGCAATAAACTCACCGAGTCCCGAGCGCCACAGGGCGAGGTCCCTGCCGCACGTAGCGCGATTACCGCGTTATTCGATGCCGGCTCCTTCGTCGAAACTGACGCACTGGCGCGTCACCGCTCCACCGACTTCGGCCGCGAGTATGACCGCCCTTATACCGACGGCGTTATCACCGGCTATGGCACGGTAGGCGGCCGCAAGGTATGCGCTTATGCACAGGACGCGACCATCTTTGACGGCACCATGGGCGAGGTTTACGGCGAGAAGATCACCAAGCTTTATGACCTTGCCATTAAGACCGGCGTTCCCATCGTAGCCATGATCGCCGGTGATAAGCCCCGCGCCCAGGAAGGCATCGTTTCCTCCGCAATGCAGGCGCGCATCCTGGCCCGCGCCACCACGGCGTCTGGCCTTATCCCGCAGGTCACCGCGGTCTACGCCGATTCCAAGGATGCTTCGCTGGTCGCCGCGCTTGCCGACGTCACCATTGCACCCGACGGTCATCTCAGCGCCAGCTCCGAAGCCAATGAGATCGCCTTGATCCAGCAGGTTTTGAGCTACCTGCCGGCGAATAACCGCGCTGAGGCCCCCCGCACGGATGCCCCGCTCATGGTGGGCTCCGTCGAAGAAAATATGTCTGCGGATGACGAAGCCCTCAACAGCATCGTCGGCGATTCCGGCGAAGTTGACCTGCACGCAGTCGTCGAAGCTGTCTGCGACGATGTCTTCGAGCTCGAAGCTAAAGTTGAAGGCGTCTTTACCGGCTTCGGCCGCGTCGAGGGCCGCACCGTGGGCATCCTCGCCAACCGTGCAACTTTCGACGCCGCCGCCTCCGTCAAGGCCGCACGTTTTGTCCGCCTCTGCGACGCCTTCAATACGCCAATCCTCGAATTCGTGGATGCTCCTGCCCTGCAGCTGGAAACCGCAGCGCTGGCGAAGTTCGTGCATGCCTACTCCGCCGCGAGCGTCGGCAAGCTCAGCATCATCGTGGGCCGCGCGCACGGTACCGGCTACATCGCTTTCGGGTCCAAGGACCTGGGCGCAGACTTGTCCTACGCCTGGCCGACCGCCGAAATCGCAGTTGCTGACGCCGCTGCATTGGCCCAGGAGCTCGAGATTTCTGAGGAAGAAGCAGCCGAGTATCTAAGCCCGTATCAGGCAGCCGAGCGCGGCCTGGTGGATGCGGTTATCACTCCCGCCGCGACCCGCGCTTCCATCATCGAAGCACTGCGTCTTCTGGAACGTAAAATTGTCCCTACTTTGCCGAAGAAGCACGGCAACATCGTCTTGTAA
- a CDS encoding acyl-CoA carboxylase subunit epsilon → MTAPLIKVLKGNPSDEEVAALSAVLTQLDADARAKAADTRATRDLWGQPGQTYNPSAFRNVRYY, encoded by the coding sequence ATGACTGCTCCTCTGATTAAGGTCCTCAAGGGTAACCCCTCTGACGAAGAAGTCGCAGCGCTTTCCGCAGTTTTGACCCAGCTGGATGCCGATGCCCGCGCCAAGGCCGCAGATACCCGCGCTACCCGCGATCTCTGGGGCCAGCCGGGACAGACCTATAACCCGTCCGCGTTCCGTAACGTGCGCTACTACTAA
- a CDS encoding Maf family protein — protein sequence MRIVLASQSPSRASILRGAGVEPVLAPAHVDERAIEASLSSAPPADVVAALATAKAEKVAPDYPADVVIGGDSMLLLDGQLQGKPHTEQATVERWRAQAGHCAELLTGHCIIHGEKRHVETSRTKVFFASATERDIAAYAATGEPLECAGAFTLEALGGWFIDRIEGDPSSVIGLSLPVVRRALYSFDLHVSDFWNAA from the coding sequence ATGCGAATTGTCCTCGCTTCTCAATCCCCGTCCCGCGCCTCCATCTTGCGCGGGGCCGGGGTTGAGCCCGTTTTAGCCCCAGCACACGTCGACGAAAGGGCCATCGAGGCGTCGCTAAGCAGCGCCCCGCCTGCCGACGTCGTCGCAGCCCTTGCCACCGCAAAGGCCGAAAAGGTAGCGCCCGATTACCCCGCAGACGTTGTCATCGGCGGCGACTCAATGCTGCTTTTAGATGGTCAGCTGCAAGGCAAGCCGCACACCGAGCAGGCCACCGTGGAGCGCTGGCGCGCCCAAGCCGGCCACTGCGCCGAGCTGTTAACCGGTCACTGCATCATCCATGGCGAAAAGCGCCACGTGGAGACCTCCCGTACCAAAGTCTTCTTTGCATCTGCCACCGAGCGTGACATAGCCGCCTATGCGGCAACGGGCGAACCCTTGGAATGCGCCGGCGCCTTCACCTTAGAGGCTCTCGGCGGCTGGTTCATTGACCGCATCGAGGGCGATCCCTCCTCCGTCATTGGGCTTTCCCTGCCGGTAGTCCGCCGCGCGCTCTATTCCTTTGATTTGCACGTCTCGGACTTCTGGAACGCGGCTTAG
- a CDS encoding DUF3151 domain-containing protein: MEMKDMLAPAPIQLPADPGADSVSDLQAGIVAHPNSPLLWALLAEQELTRLREDEALPIAYITAYAYARTGYHRSLDRLRGNGWKGWGPVPFAHEPNRGVLRAIAALAHAAQAIGEQDEYDRLRQMLSDADPDCVARLLD; the protein is encoded by the coding sequence ATGGAAATGAAAGACATGCTAGCCCCTGCCCCTATCCAGTTGCCCGCCGATCCTGGCGCGGATTCCGTTTCCGACCTACAGGCCGGAATCGTCGCACACCCTAATTCCCCACTGCTGTGGGCGCTGCTGGCGGAGCAGGAGCTAACCCGCCTGCGCGAGGACGAGGCCCTGCCGATTGCCTACATCACCGCTTATGCCTACGCACGCACGGGCTACCACCGCAGCCTCGACCGTTTGCGCGGCAACGGCTGGAAGGGCTGGGGCCCAGTTCCTTTTGCCCACGAGCCAAACCGGGGCGTTCTGCGCGCCATCGCGGCTCTCGCGCACGCTGCACAGGCAATCGGTGAGCAAGACGAGTACGACCGCCTCCGCCAAATGCTTTCCGACGCCGACCCAGACTGCGTAGCCCGCCTCCTCGACTAA
- a CDS encoding DUF4282 domain-containing protein: MTNPDKFGENNSDQNPQHAAEDAMSSSSFGNSDFGNSDFGNSDFGKSDFGQSDFGASSFGASDSSEASSFGGAHGTSSEETVNFGETSSDFGQSDFNQASFNSSDNAQGFGSENAQAASASAEPASSALGSHSADNAGSANGVINTGNNNAGNGFGQSSFGQPVPPAGNFNQGGFNQQFQPQNQPQNQPGQQNQQGFGGFQPQGQPGQQNQQGFGGFQPQGQPGQPGYNPQMQGFNQYPQAPKDNFFKSLFDFKFSSFITVKFASIIYVIAVVVGVLSWIGGLIVAVTGGSLTGIMGDLAGSSSAGGGMAAMMILGHLIFGTLGLLIYLIQVRLVLEFFVSNIQTTENTKKLVELAEADK; this comes from the coding sequence ATGACCAACCCAGACAAGTTCGGAGAAAACAACTCCGACCAGAATCCACAGCACGCTGCTGAGGACGCGATGAGCTCCTCTTCCTTCGGTAATTCCGACTTCGGCAACTCCGATTTTGGAAATTCTGATTTTGGCAAGTCTGACTTTGGCCAGTCCGATTTCGGTGCTTCTTCCTTCGGCGCTTCTGATTCCTCCGAGGCATCGAGCTTCGGCGGCGCGCACGGCACCAGCAGCGAAGAAACCGTGAACTTCGGTGAGACTTCCTCTGATTTCGGCCAGTCCGACTTCAACCAGGCCTCTTTCAACAGCTCCGACAATGCCCAGGGCTTTGGCTCTGAGAACGCTCAGGCTGCCAGCGCTTCCGCCGAGCCCGCAAGCTCTGCATTGGGCTCCCACAGCGCTGATAACGCAGGTAGCGCAAACGGCGTGATCAACACAGGCAATAACAATGCAGGCAATGGTTTTGGCCAATCCAGCTTTGGTCAGCCAGTTCCGCCGGCCGGCAACTTCAACCAGGGTGGCTTCAACCAGCAGTTCCAGCCGCAGAACCAGCCGCAGAACCAGCCGGGCCAGCAGAACCAGCAAGGCTTCGGTGGCTTCCAGCCACAGGGGCAGCCAGGTCAGCAGAACCAGCAAGGCTTTGGTGGCTTCCAGCCACAGGGCCAGCCAGGCCAGCCGGGCTACAACCCACAGATGCAGGGCTTCAACCAGTACCCGCAGGCGCCGAAGGATAACTTCTTTAAGTCCCTGTTTGACTTCAAGTTCTCCAGCTTCATCACCGTGAAGTTTGCATCCATCATCTACGTGATCGCAGTTGTGGTCGGTGTTCTGTCCTGGATTGGTGGCCTCATCGTGGCCGTCACGGGCGGCTCCTTAACCGGCATCATGGGCGATCTTGCAGGCTCGTCCTCTGCTGGCGGTGGCATGGCTGCAATGATGATCCTGGGCCACCTCATCTTCGGCACCCTGGGTCTGCTGATTTACCTCATTCAGGTTCGCCTCGTGCTTGAGTTCTTCGTCTCCAACATCCAGACCACGGAGAACACCAAGAAGCTCGTCGAACTGGCAGAAGCGGATAAGTAA